ATGAACGACTTCTGGCAACACTGCGCGACCCGTCTCGAACAAGAGCTCACGCCTCAGCAGTTCCGTACCTGGATCAAACCGCTGGCACCGCTCGATTTCGACGAACAGGCGCGCACGCTCAAGATTGGCGCACCCAACCGCTTCAAGCTGGATTGGGTGAAGAGCCAATTCTCCGGGCGTATCCAGAGCATGGCGTCGGACTATTGGAATGCCCCGATCGAGGTGACGTTCGTCCTCGATCCGAAGGCCGGTTTGCGGGTGCCCTCTTCCACGACGGTGACTCCGCCGCCTGCACCGAGTGCTGCGCCCGCCCCTGTGCCGACGACCGTCGCGCGCGCCAATCCGACGGCTGCTGCTGCCCACACGGCATTGGCAGGCGCAAATGGCAACCATGCGGCGGATGCCGCTGCGCTCGACGGCGAACGTCCCGATCTGGAAGCGAGCGAAGCCGAAGCCGTGCGTCGCAACTGGCGCGTCACGCCGCAGGAGCCCGCACAAGTCGGCGAAGTCGAGTCGATCTACGAGCGCTCGAAGCTCAATCCGGTGTTGACCTTCGACAACTTCGTGACGGGTAAGTCGAACCAGCTCGCCCGTGCCGCCGCCATTCAAGTGGCGAACAACCCGGGGACTTCGTATAACCCGCTGTTCCTGTACGGTGGCGTCGGTCTGGGTAAGACCCACTTGATCCACGCCATCGGCAACCAGTTGCTGGCCGAGAAACAGAACCCGCGCATTCGTTACATCCACGCCGAGCAGTACGTATCCGACGTGGTGAAGGCGTATCAGCGCAAGGCATTTGACGAATTCAAGCGCTATTACCATTCGCTCGATCTGCTACTGATCGACGATATTCAGTTCTTCTCCGGCAAGAGCCGTACGCAGGAAGAATTCTTCTATGCGTTCGAGGCGCTGATCGCGAATCGTGCGCAGGTGATTATCACGAGCGACACGTATCCGAAGGAGATCACCGGCATCGACGACCGGCTGATTTCGCGCTTCGACTCGGGACTGACGGTGGCCATCGAGCCGCCCGAACTCGAAATGCGCGTTGCGATCCTGATCAAGAAGGCGCAGGCCGAAGGCGTGGGATTGTCGGAGGACGTGGCGTTCTTCGTCGGTAAGCACCTGCGCTCGAACGTCCGTGAACTGGAAGGCGCGCTGCGCAAGATTCTGGCGTACTCGAAGTTCCACGGCCGTGAGATCACGATCGAGCTGACGAAGGAAGCGCTGAAGGATCTGTTGACGGTTCAGAATCGTCAGATTTCCGTCGAGAACATTCAGAAGACAGTCGCCGATTTTTACAACATCAAGGTCGCCGACATGTATTCGAAAAAGCGGCCTGCCAATATTGCACGGCCGCGGCAGATTGCCATGTATCTGGCGAAGGAACTGACGCAGAAGAGCTTGCCGGAAATCGGCGAACTGTTCGGTGGCCGCGACCATACAACGGTGCTGCACGCGGTACGCAAGATTGCGGAAGAACGAGGCAAGGATGCGCAGCTCAATCACGAGTTGCACGTGCTGGAGCAGACGCTCAAGGGGTAACAGCCAGCGAAGGCGCAGGGGGACGGGCGGGGTTGCCTGCATCCCTGTGGATAAGCTGGGTGCGGTTTGGGGGGAACGGGTGTTTTCGGGCACAATAGCGGATCGGCGCACAATGCGTCCCCGGTTCGTCCACAGCGTTTTCCGCCCTGTTATCCCATCTGCAAGTGATTGATTGATAAGGGAATCTTCGGGTTTTCAGCAGAAACTGGCACCCGTTAACAGTTACTACGAAGGATAAATATGCAATTGGTCAAAACTCAACGAGACAATCTGCTGCGGCCGCTGCAAATTGTGAGTGGCATCGTCGAGCGTCGCCATACGTTGCCGATTCTGGCCAATTTGCTGATTCGCAAGCACGGACAGGACATTTCCTTCCTGTCGACCGACCTTGAGTTGCAGATCACCACGACCGCTGACTGCGGTGCCGGCGCCGACGATGTGGCGACGACCGTGGCCGCACGCAAGCTGCTCGACATCCTGCGCAACATGCCGGACGCCGAAGTGGCGCTCTCGCTGTCGGACAAGCGTCTGACGGTGCAGGCGGGCAAGAGCCGTTTCCAGTTGCAGACGCTGGCGGCAGAAGATTTCCCGACGGTGGCCGAAGCCAACGACTACGCCGCGAGCTTCGCGCTTCCGCAGCGTGCGTTCCGCCAACTGCTGGGCATGGTGCACTTCGCGATGGCGCAGCAGGACATCCGTTACTACCTGAACGGCATGCTGCTGGTGGTCGAGGGCGAGAAGATCGAAGCGGTCGCGACGGACGGTCACCGTCTGGCGTACTGCAATACGACGATTGCCGGTGAGAAGTTTGCGCGTCAGGAAGTGATCATCCCGCGCAAGACGATTCTCGAGTTGCAGCGTCTGCTCGAAGACATCGACGATCCGGTGCAGATCGACGTGGCGCCGAGCCAGGTCAAGTTCCGTTTCGCGAACGTCGAGCTGGTGTCGAAGCTGGTCGAGGGCAAGTTCCCCGACTTCAATCGTGTGATCCCGAAGGGTTACAACAAGAGCTTCGTGATCAGCCGTGAAGAGCTGCATCGTTCGCTGCAACGTGCGGCGATCGTTACGTCGGACAAGTTCAAGGGTGTGCGTTTCCTGGTGAGCGAAAACCAGTTGAAGATCAGCGCGAACAACACCGAAAACGAAGAAGCGCAGGAAGAAATCGAGATCGATTACACGGGCGGGTCGGTGGACATCGGCTTTAACGTGACGTATCTGCTCGACGTGCTGTCAAACCTGAAGGTCGAGCAAGTGAAGGTGAGCCTTGGCGATGCCAATTCGAGCGCACTGATCACCCTGCCGGACAACGACGAATTCAAATACGTCGTCATGCCGATGCGCATCTGAGCGGATATTCCGCCATACGCGCCGTCACACATGCGCGAAGGGGCCGAGCGCCCCTTTGGCGTTTCTAGAGAATTATCCTTTTGCGGGATAAGCGGCCTTCGGAGCGCCAAAAGCGTGCGGGGGGCGGCAGGTCATGAAGCAGTAATTCGTCAGCAATGACGCAGTAACCGGAAGATTGTCATGAGCGAACAGCAAAAGCAGGCCGAAAACGGCTACGGCGCAGCCTCCATCCAGATCCTTGAAGGTCTGGAGGCTGTACGCAAGCGTCCCGGCATGTACATTGGCGACACGTCGGACGGCACGGGCCTGCATCACCTGGTTTTCGAGGTGTTGGACAACTCGATCGACGAGGCATTGGCGGGTTACTGCGACGACATTCACGTCGTCATTCACGCCGACAACTCCATTTCCGTGACGGACAATGGTCGCGGCATTCCCACGGGCATCAAGTTCGACGACAAGCACGAGCCGAAGCGTAGCGCGGCGGAAATCGTGATGACGGAACTGCACGCGGGCGGCAAGTTCGACCAGAACAGCTACAAGGTGTCGGGCGGTCTGCACGGCGTGGGCGTGTCGTGCGTGAACGCGCTGTCGACCTATCTGAAGCTCACCGTGCGTCGCGACGGCAAGAAGCACTTCATGGAGTTCCACCAGGGCGTGCCGCAGAACCGCGAGCTCGAGGTGGTCGACGGCGTCGAGACGTCGCCGCTGAAGTTGCTGGGCGACACCGACAAGCGTGGCACCGAGGTGCACTTCCTGGCTGACGAAACGATCTTCGGCAAGGTCGAATACCACTACGACATTCTCGCCAAGCGCATGCGCGAGTTGTCCTTCCTGAACAACGGCGTTCGCATTCGTCTGACGGATCAGCGCACGGGCAAGGAAGACGATTTCGCCTTTGGTGGTGGCGTGAAGGGTTTCGTCGAGTACATCAACAAGTCGAAGACGGTGCTGCACCCGACCGTATTCCACGTGATGGGCGAGCGCGACGGTATCGGCGTGGAAGTCGCCATGCAGTGGAACGACAGCTACAACGAAACGGTGCTGTGCTTCACGAACAACATTCCGCAGCGTGACGGCGGTTCGCACTTGACGGGTCTGCGTGCGGCGATGACGCGCGTGATCAACAAGTACATTGCCGAGAGCGAGATCGCCAAGAAGGCGAAGGTCGAGACGACGGGCGACGACATGCGCGAGGGTCTGACTTGCGTGTTGTCGGTGAAGGTGCCGGAGCCGAAGTTCTCGTCGCAGACGAAGGACAAGCTGGTGTCTTCGGAAGTGCGTGCGCCGGTGGAAGAGTATGTGGCGAAGGCGCTTGAGGACTTCCTGCAAGAGACGCCGAACGACGCGAAGATCATTTGCACGAAGATCGTGGAAGCGGCGCGTGCGCGCGACGCGGCACGTAAGGCGCGTGAAATGACGCGTCGTAAGGGCGTGCTCGACGGCGTTGGTCTGCCGGGCAAGCTGGCGGACTGTCAGGAGAAGGATCCGGCGCTGTGCGAAATCTACGTGGTCGAGGGCGACTCGGCAGGTGGTTCGGCGAAGCAGGGTCGCGACCGTAAGTTCCAGGCGATTCTGCCGCTGCGCGGCAAGGTGTTGAACGTTGAGAAGGCGCGCTTCGACAAGTTGATTTCGAGCGAGCAGATCGTGACGCTGATCACGGCGCTGGGCTGCGGTATCGGCAAGGACGATTACAACATCGACAAGCTGCGTTACCACCGCATCATCATCATGACCGATGCTGACGTGGACGGCGCGCACATCCGCACGTTGTTGCTGACGTTCCTGTACCGTCAGGTGCCGGAGTTGATCGAGCGTGGTTACGTGTATATCGCGCAACCGCCGCTGTACAAGGTCAAGCACAACAAGGACGAGCGTTACATCAAGGACGAGAGCGAGCTGGCGCAGTACATGCTGAAGCTGGCGCTGAACAATGCCGAGCTGACGCCGTCGACGGGTGCTGCGCCGATTTCGGGCGACGCGCTGGGCGAGCTGACGCGCAGCTATCAGTTGTCGGACGGTGTGATCGAGCGTTTGAGCCGCTTGTATGAGCCGTCGGTGCTGACGGCCGTGACCGAGGGCGTCGAGATCAATCTGGACACCGAGGAAGCGGCAGCGAAGTCGGCGAAGGCGCTGGAAGCTGCACTCAGCAATGACCCGCTGGCCCCGGAGATCACGATCACGGCGGTGACGGAAGAAGTCGAGAACGCGGACCCGGTGGTTTCGCTGCGCGTGGACCGTCGTCACCATGGCAACGTGAAGGTCACTGTGATCGATCCGGACTTCCTGCAGACGGCGGATTACGCGCAACTGCAGAAGACGGCGGAAACGTTCAAGGGTCTGATCGGCGAAGGTGCGACGATCAAGCGCGGCGAACGCTCGCAACCGGTGACGAACTTCAAGTCGGCCATGAAGTGGCTGATGGCGGACGCCGAGAGCAAGCTCTCCAAGCAACGCTATAAGGGCTTGGGCGAGATGAACGCGGAACAGCTGTGGGAAACCACGATGGACCCGGCGGTGCGCCGCCTGCTGCGCGTTCAGATCGAAGACGCGATCGCAGCGGATGGCATCTTCACCACGCTGATGGGTGACGATGTTGAACCGCGCCGCGCGTTTATTGAGAGCAACGCGCTGCGGGCTGGGAATATTGACGTTTGATGGTTGTTGTAGATAGCCGCATAACCTAAGAATCAGGGACCCATAAGTTGAGAAATTTATGGGTCTTTTTTATTGATGGCTTAGATTTATTGGTGATTCATCGTCAGGCCGCCGCCCTTTAACGAATCTCCACTAGCACCGGCACAATTTTGCTTCACCACATACCGATGTGAACGCCCAGGGACCGCTGGGTGTGTTCCATTCCGCGCAGGTAAGCCAGATTGTGCAAGTGCTGGAAGACATTCGACATCGAGCCGTTGCTTAGTAGCGTTGTTGCAGCTGCGCAAACGTTGCGTCATGGAGCATATGCCGGCCTTGGGACGAACACCGAAATGTATGCTTGTCAGATACCCAAATTAAGCTGCATGGGTGCTGGCGACGCGGCCCTTCGCCATAGCCACGCATCGAATTCCCGCCGCGGCACCGCGAGTAGGTCCGCTGCGCAGCAAAACGACCTTCGCAAAAACTGGTAGTCGTCGTTCTCCACGCCGACCTTCTTCGCGAACGTGCGCACATGGCGGTCGACTGCGATGGAGTCGATTCCGACGAGGCAAGCCATATAATCGACTGTTTTGGGACCAACGCCATTGATGCCTTGAATGGCGTGGCAAAACTCCTCGCACGCCAGGCGTGCCCGAAGGTCATCGGCTCGGTCAACGTCCCACTGCGCGAGATAGTGGACTAATGCCTCGAACCGTGTCACTTTCTCGTGATGGCGCCAGTTCAGGAATACTCCAGTCCTGTGCTCCTTAACCAATGTCACCAACGAAGACACTGAATCCATCTCGGGATAGGTTCGCAGAATGGCCAATACACGCGGACGAACAACAGTCGTGTAATTGAGCCCGGCTTGGAGCACTGAGTCTGCAAGTACTGCCCCGACATGCTCGCATGTGGCACGCGGGACTTTCTGCTCGCGAAGTGCACCCTCATCCTTGGCATAGTCAGCGATACGACGCGCTGCAAGCAGAATGTCGATGGCGGAGCTCTTCGTTCCAGCCGGTCTCATACCAGTCCCGCGTCTTTGAGTGCATTGAGCCGCTCGACGCAATTGGGGCACGCACCGCACGGGAACTGTCCGGAGGCCTGGCAAGAATACGTTCGTCCGATTGGCACACCCAGTTGGAGCGCCGCACGGGCCACGTCTGCCTTCGACGAGTAGCGGAACGGAGAATGGAACCGCACTGAACCAATGCTCGATGTAAGTCCGTCGAGGCTGTTCATAAATGCAGTAGTGCAGTCAATTTCTTTGGCATGGTTGCTATTGATAAAGCCGGTGTACACGTCCAGGATGCCGATGGTTTGCGCCCGAGCCGCAGCTGCTGCGAAGAAGAGCATGGTCCGGTATGGAATGTATAGGTCATCGTCTTTGATTTCCTCATTCCACAAGTCGGCCTCGCGTATCAAGCGCGACTGCGACCCCCTGAACAGGTCTGATATGTCATTCCTTTCCGGTCTGCGCATACTTGCAGGCAATACCTCGTTGACGCGATTCCACTCAACTTCTGCGCAATGCTGCCCGTAGTCGAAGAACATGGGTACGACGTCAACCCGCTCCGACGCGAGTTGGTATGCAACTGTAGTTGAGTCGAGTCCGCCAGAGGCCAGAAGAAGAACTTCTTTCATGGCAATTCGGCCCTCAATTTGGCCAGCACGTCGAAGACGCCGTTAAGACAAGTATCAAGGTCCGCAGAGTATACAGAACTCCCGACAACGACCATGGTGTTGTTGTTCTCGTTTCTTGGGTCAAATGTGATGACCGGTTTTCCCAGTGCGATGGCCATACCTAATTCTACGAGCGCGCCGGGGTCCTTCCCAAGCGGTACAGCGAAGACTGCAGCGCTGTCGCGCAATAGCTGACAATCCTTGTGATATGTGCGATGCAAGTCAGCCCGACTGGCTGGCGGCGCGAGCTCCCCGTTCTCCTGGACCGGGCGTCGAACCAGGAAGTTGTGGTACTCCAGACTCTCGACAGCGCGCTCAAGCTCCGGCTTATAAACATAGGAGAAATCCGGTGCGGCAACATAGATGGGAAACCGCTGACGGTCATGCCATGGCAGGAATGTACCGCCCAATCCGCACAGCATGTCGACCGTCAACCTCAAGGTCCGTTGTACGTCCCGCTTGAAGTCATCCGGATACGTAGTCTGGGAGTAGCATGTCGCGGCCTGGCACCCACGCCATGCTGCTTCAAGCCAGCCCCTGCTTGAGAAACCGACCATAACGGCCGAATAGACGTCACCCACTCCGACCGAATTCACCGTGCTTCCCAATGACG
This window of the Pandoraea sputorum genome carries:
- the dnaN gene encoding DNA polymerase III subunit beta, which codes for MQLVKTQRDNLLRPLQIVSGIVERRHTLPILANLLIRKHGQDISFLSTDLELQITTTADCGAGADDVATTVAARKLLDILRNMPDAEVALSLSDKRLTVQAGKSRFQLQTLAAEDFPTVAEANDYAASFALPQRAFRQLLGMVHFAMAQQDIRYYLNGMLLVVEGEKIEAVATDGHRLAYCNTTIAGEKFARQEVIIPRKTILELQRLLEDIDDPVQIDVAPSQVKFRFANVELVSKLVEGKFPDFNRVIPKGYNKSFVISREELHRSLQRAAIVTSDKFKGVRFLVSENQLKISANNTENEEAQEEIEIDYTGGSVDIGFNVTYLLDVLSNLKVEQVKVSLGDANSSALITLPDNDEFKYVVMPMRI
- a CDS encoding 7-cyano-7-deazaguanine synthase, translated to MKEVLLLASGGLDSTTVAYQLASERVDVVPMFFDYGQHCAEVEWNRVNEVLPASMRRPERNDISDLFRGSQSRLIREADLWNEEIKDDDLYIPYRTMLFFAAAAARAQTIGILDVYTGFINSNHAKEIDCTTAFMNSLDGLTSSIGSVRFHSPFRYSSKADVARAALQLGVPIGRTYSCQASGQFPCGACPNCVERLNALKDAGLV
- the gyrB gene encoding DNA topoisomerase (ATP-hydrolyzing) subunit B, which encodes MSEQQKQAENGYGAASIQILEGLEAVRKRPGMYIGDTSDGTGLHHLVFEVLDNSIDEALAGYCDDIHVVIHADNSISVTDNGRGIPTGIKFDDKHEPKRSAAEIVMTELHAGGKFDQNSYKVSGGLHGVGVSCVNALSTYLKLTVRRDGKKHFMEFHQGVPQNRELEVVDGVETSPLKLLGDTDKRGTEVHFLADETIFGKVEYHYDILAKRMRELSFLNNGVRIRLTDQRTGKEDDFAFGGGVKGFVEYINKSKTVLHPTVFHVMGERDGIGVEVAMQWNDSYNETVLCFTNNIPQRDGGSHLTGLRAAMTRVINKYIAESEIAKKAKVETTGDDMREGLTCVLSVKVPEPKFSSQTKDKLVSSEVRAPVEEYVAKALEDFLQETPNDAKIICTKIVEAARARDAARKAREMTRRKGVLDGVGLPGKLADCQEKDPALCEIYVVEGDSAGGSAKQGRDRKFQAILPLRGKVLNVEKARFDKLISSEQIVTLITALGCGIGKDDYNIDKLRYHRIIIMTDADVDGAHIRTLLLTFLYRQVPELIERGYVYIAQPPLYKVKHNKDERYIKDESELAQYMLKLALNNAELTPSTGAAPISGDALGELTRSYQLSDGVIERLSRLYEPSVLTAVTEGVEINLDTEEAAAKSAKALEAALSNDPLAPEITITAVTEEVENADPVVSLRVDRRHHGNVKVTVIDPDFLQTADYAQLQKTAETFKGLIGEGATIKRGERSQPVTNFKSAMKWLMADAESKLSKQRYKGLGEMNAEQLWETTMDPAVRRLLRVQIEDAIAADGIFTTLMGDDVEPRRAFIESNALRAGNIDV
- the dnaA gene encoding chromosomal replication initiator protein DnaA; translated protein: MNDFWQHCATRLEQELTPQQFRTWIKPLAPLDFDEQARTLKIGAPNRFKLDWVKSQFSGRIQSMASDYWNAPIEVTFVLDPKAGLRVPSSTTVTPPPAPSAAPAPVPTTVARANPTAAAAHTALAGANGNHAADAAALDGERPDLEASEAEAVRRNWRVTPQEPAQVGEVESIYERSKLNPVLTFDNFVTGKSNQLARAAAIQVANNPGTSYNPLFLYGGVGLGKTHLIHAIGNQLLAEKQNPRIRYIHAEQYVSDVVKAYQRKAFDEFKRYYHSLDLLLIDDIQFFSGKSRTQEEFFYAFEALIANRAQVIITSDTYPKEITGIDDRLISRFDSGLTVAIEPPELEMRVAILIKKAQAEGVGLSEDVAFFVGKHLRSNVRELEGALRKILAYSKFHGREITIELTKEALKDLLTVQNRQISVENIQKTVADFYNIKVADMYSKKRPANIARPRQIAMYLAKELTQKSLPEIGELFGGRDHTTVLHAVRKIAEERGKDAQLNHELHVLEQTLKG